The following proteins come from a genomic window of Haloplanus salinus:
- a CDS encoding IS5 family transposase, which produces MKALPKSQILRFTEKAIHLARRAVSRYSSKFSKHRYTLPQHVVLLCLKVRKNTTYRGLLDELIEMPRIRRTLGLSELPAPSTLCKAFNRLDMAVWRVILTLSTTLLPTSGVVGVDASGFDRSHASKHYTKRAELTIQQLKVTLLVDAKVNTILDLHVTTTRKHDSQIAPSLIKRNPEDIDILLGDKGYDDQKIRRLARQHEVRPLIKHREFTPLHRAWNARLDTDLYGQRSQSETVNSTLKRKYGAFVRSRRWWKQFRELTIACLIDNVDRSL; this is translated from the coding sequence ATGAAGGCCCTCCCGAAGTCACAGATTCTCCGTTTTACTGAGAAAGCGATCCATCTGGCACGGCGAGCTGTCTCTCGATACTCCTCAAAATTCTCTAAACACCGCTATACACTTCCTCAGCACGTCGTTCTGCTGTGTCTCAAAGTTCGGAAGAACACGACCTATCGTGGTCTGCTTGACGAACTGATCGAGATGCCACGCATCCGTCGAACCCTTGGCTTATCCGAACTTCCTGCGCCTTCAACACTCTGTAAGGCGTTCAACCGGCTTGATATGGCTGTATGGCGTGTTATATTGACTCTCTCTACGACGCTACTCCCAACGAGCGGAGTTGTTGGAGTTGATGCGTCAGGATTTGACCGCAGTCACGCTTCGAAACACTACACAAAACGGGCCGAGCTCACGATTCAGCAGCTGAAGGTGACGTTGCTGGTCGATGCGAAAGTGAACACAATCCTCGATTTACACGTGACGACGACTCGGAAACACGATAGCCAGATTGCTCCATCGTTGATCAAGCGCAATCCCGAGGATATTGACATTCTGCTCGGTGACAAGGGCTACGACGACCAGAAAATCAGGCGACTTGCCCGGCAACACGAGGTTCGGCCACTGATTAAGCATCGTGAATTCACGCCACTCCACCGGGCATGGAACGCGCGTTTAGACACTGATCTCTACGGCCAGCGGAGTCAATCAGAGACTGTCAACTCAACGCTCAAACGAAAATACGGTGCGTTCGTCCGCTCACGACGCTGGTGGAAACAGTTCCGTGAACTCACTATTGCCTGTCTCATCGATAATGTAGATCGATCACTCTGA